The window gtgAGGatgcgcgcgctcacacacacacacacatatacatacatacatacatacatacatatatatatatatatatatatatatatatatatatattcatttatttacagttttcttttatttttttatgtaattttacctatttaaaaatatttattgtaattatattattttaagaaatactaaaaattaaatacccatggggcttacgccccgtgcctcgaggcttacgcctcgtcgaggcgaatgtaaaacgccccgccttacgctcccgccttttaaaacactgctaaTTATTAATTAGGATTAACTTGTAATTATTTTAATTGTATAAATATTTTTTCACTATCATGATTATCGAGTTTCTTTGCATGCAAAATTGATTAGTACTCCATAAGGCAAATTAGGCCCTTAATGATTCACGGCAAAGCCCATGCGGCATcacattctttctttcttgaaatataattatacacatatgAGGGTAAATTAAAGCAGGATTTCCATTTAGAGAAGAttaattaaatgtaacaaattaAAACACGCAAACTGCCATATTGGTAATTCCTATTTCAAGATAAATTAAAGGCTTACTAAATAACACAAACAAATAAAACCTGCTCCAGGGAAAGTtcttgtggtataaaaaaaaaaatcaagttattCATGGCATGATCAAGGCAAAGAAGAATCAGCGCTTTACTGAGAGTCACACATTAATTAGAATGACACCATTATaaacatactccctccgttccaatttgtttgacacttttcgcgttttgagagtcaaacgagttgttgtttgaccgtaattttttcatatgtcttttaaatattttaaatttttaattatggtgacttataatacttacgtagtttccaaatatgtaaattttatttcaaaaaaattaaagattcaaTGTTCAAACACACGGTtaaaattaagaagtttgactctcgaaaagcgaaaggTATCAAacaaattgagacagagggagtatatagaATAAAGGTAAAGGGCAAATCCAATTAGATTTTCACCAGGGAATTAAAAACTAGAATACTATTGTTAATGGAGTTTGAACATAAGACTTCATGTGAATATTAAACCTCCTTGACCATTACTGTGAGTCACTCTTTCTTCTCGAGGGGATTCAATAACATTTACATttcaatatttttattttcttaatgtaATTTGTCTATCAGCTTAACTTTGAAATATTTCGACAACTCGATCAATTGAACTTCACTGAAGTAGGGGTTTAAACTTAAAGCTTCTTCAAAACGCaatattaagttaattaatttgaTGTCAAACCAATTGAAGCAGTGAAAGCACCTTACCAGAAACTTTGCCTGTTATCAACACGAATAGTCGTAAGAATAAccataaaatatatgaaatatgttACATAGATTTAATGTATGATAAATTAATGCATGTACGTAATATCTATTGTAGTTTCCATTTCTTTagtgagtttaagttatatacatgcACCAACAATATGAAGAACTTTTACATTATTAGTGTAATTTAAttggttttatatatatatactatattaaaagcatgaattctctaacttaaaagttaaattacgaATATACCCTTTTAAATAACCTAAATACCctacttattaaaaaaataactAACCTTACAAAAAGCCCCCAAAACCAACTAATAACCTTACAAAAAGCCCCCAAAACCAACGTTCATTAGTTGAATATTAAAAGTCACAACCATTCCTTTTAAGGAGTGAGTGTATATGTACCTTCGTGTATGTAGGTTTCTTCTtcgtctttttttaaaaaaaaaaaaaaaaaaaatcatgtgttTACGTTCGAAAAATATATCAGGCTGACAAGTATAAAAACGGTGGTTTCGAAAAGTAAGTATTCCCTTTCCTTGGAAGTTTCAGATGTAACAATGGAATTGCATTTTTTTTTCCTGTTGTCCTTGATTGACGtataattttcaaaaatatatctTGCCTTTATATGGAAAACAAAAGACGTCAATCAAGAGAAATCCTTTAATCTGAAGATTTGAAATTTTCAACTATTAGTATCAATGAACGCGAAATGTTTTGTTCTTTTCTTAGGTGTTCAAGATATATGATTACATTTCTTTTAATGAAGCCTGATTTCGTTTGTTTATATCTGCACATACAGAAATTAGTTGGTGGGAAAGGATTTAAATTAAAAATTCAGAAAGATATTCTGCCTTATTTATTAAGTAGGGACATTAAGTTTGGTAAATGGGCaccattaattttgttttgatatAACTTTTAACTCTGCTATTGTCTATTTCTCGCTTTTGTAGATAATATGTTATAGAGAAATGAAGAATAAATCACATACAATCAGACCTCTTTATATCAACTTCCTTATATAATAACACCTCATTATAAGAACTATGCTTTTCTCGGAACCGAttttttaatattatattttacctCTTTATAACATTTTTTTTCTATAACAACAACATTTATCTTCATAACAACGCGCtagctctttgtaaaattatgcttctataacaactatcttctttttttgtaGTATAATACTTAACCATCTTTATAGAAATAGAATCTCTAAGATTATCAATAATAGGTCTAGACATTTTGATCAAATATTTTAATACTTTAATACATTATTTATGATAaagaatatgatatgaatatatatatttccatCATTAAAAGACTTCTCTTCTTTATACAAAGTGTGATGAAATTTAGGATTCAAAATTAAAGTGATATCTTTGAGAgttaaatttaaataattttgttattttttataatattaaaaaacaaaaacaaaaaagattttatgcatcttttttttttcctataacGGTCAAATAAGATTTAAATGTCAAATGTCGTTATAGGTGTACAACAGCCAGTCGCTATAACAGCCAAAAAATCTCGGAATGGACGAGGTTGCTATAGAAAGATTTGACTGTATATATGTACTAATGGGTATGTGTGAGTCCAATTCTACTGCTTTGAATTTGTTGCACTCCTGAAGATATATTATAGACAATATACTTCTTATATATAGTGGTAATATATTTTTACTATACCCGACTCATTTTAGAAAATTAAAGTAGATGAACAACATTAAAGTCTTATCATTTTGATAAATGTATCAATTCCTTCTACAATTTTTCCTTTATCTAAGTTTCATTGTGATATGTTTTCGCAtattatgattatttttttgttgaatatgTTGTCTTTATCTAAGTCTCTTTTAGTATTTGTCGGGGAGAAATCCACGTTGTGATAATGCTAATATGATATGGTCACTCAAGGAAAATATCAAGCTCAAAGAATATGATATTGAGTATTTACCAGTAGAGCATATGACATATTTGGACCTTCTTTCTCAATTTCGTTTTACTTTATCACTTAATTTTCATTCAGTAGATAAAAAGGACTCTTTACGGAATTCAAACTCTTTATTTTGGCCGATGAGATTTGAGCTCTAATCTTTGTCAGTGTATGAATAAATATTAGTTGTAGATATATACAACGAAGCTGAAGATTTTGGCATGATATACATTAGAATAGAAAAGGTCAGGCCTGAATATTTCAAAAGAAAATATCAACCTTGAGAAGACAATTCATTGCGACGCGGTTGATATTGTTAAACTACAGGACATAAGAAAGATAATGGTCAAAGAGTGCTATTTTTTAACATCATTTATCGGAGCAATCACATTTTAGAAAGGAGTTATACcaaattatactccctccggttcaaaacaAGTACTCATTTATCTTTtttcacaccccttaagaaaacatTAACTCCTATAAGAAAATACTTctaaaaaaataggtattttgccTATTTGTTGCCTTTAATAGGCGCAAATCTGAAAAAAGTAAAGTTaattccttcttgattatgtaagaTTGTAAGTgcacacttattttgaaccaaaaataaaaaggctaagtgaacacttattttaAATCGGAGGAATTAATTGATAGTATCATGACTAGAATTATCGAGATAGCGTTGGATAGAGCGTAGACCTTTTGACTTTATTTATAAAAGGGCGAAAAACTATGCAACAATGCTACTTTTGGTATTTTTATATTTCTTTACAACTCAATCAGATCATTTTCAGctatgtatacatatacaaaCTTCATACTTCTTATTATTGGATATACATTCTGTGAAAAATAATATGgaatacacgtgcaacgcacgtgcaGAGAGACTAGTATATATAAGTGTAGACATCAAAAATAAAATATCAATGCCTACAATTGGGTTATTAGTCTGTTTTCCATATCACTATATCGGACATAATATGAAAAGTTACCTATTGCTATGAGTCAACTTAACTTGATAATATAAACATTCTTTATACTGTTAGTACACAGAACATAAACTATATTTATAAGGAATATGGAGGATAAAAGTCGTCGAAGAAATTCTTTCGTCTAAACCTCTCTCATCTAAAATATGATACCATAAATGCCGTATTGAAATGATCCAACAAACAATGATCAACTCAAACCCCCCTAAAATCTATAAATAGACATAGCTTCCCATATCCCTTTTTTATATCACTTCTGTAACCTCTCATCAGACTAAGCTTTTTCCATACTTCCCTCCATAACAATCATTGTCATAATTCATTTTTCAATAGACAAATTAAAAAGCATACCGTATAGCAATATATCATGTCTATCATCCAAAGGATCATTCTAATTATTCTTTTGGTTATATCAATTTCAACTTGTAGAAGTAGCCCCCATGAATGTGATGCTGATGATGATTTATCCACACAAGCTCACAACAATCTAGAACAAGAATTTGGTCATGACTTTCAAGCTTATCCTTCTTATTTGGACTCCATTACTGAAGGCTACAACATTAATCAAGATCAAATTCATGGTTTCAATGATAATGTTGAAGAGGTTGCTAATGGGGTTGCATTAATTGATGTAAGTAGCTTAGGAGCTAAGGGTGATGGAGATACAGACGATACTATGGTAAGTACtttaaatattattttctatCAAAATGTAGAAATTGACTTTCCACGTAAGTGAGAAAAGTCATTTTCCGTAGAACTATATTCTTGACTTTTAACTTCATATTATTTGTTATAATTAAGAATTAGACATTATTTTACATTGACGTTTAGTGTTcagaaatttcatgaaaataccCTCCAATTTGCTTATAATATTATTAAATTCTAATATGTATGATTTTACTTTTCAAAAAATATTCTTCACTCACCATCCAAATTATTAAAAAGTGTTTTCCATGAAAGATAAtaaccaaaaaaatattttccatatAAAATGAGTTTCGTCATATCAAACACTGAATTTTTTTCTAAGAACTTACCATGTGTATTTTGTATTGTTTCTTATCGTGTGGAATGACCTTTCAGGCATTTGAGAAAGCTTGGGAAGAAGCATGTTCATCTAACATACCTGTCAACTTTGTGGTTCAGCAGCACAAGAATTATCTTCTGAAACAAATCACTTTTTCAGGTCCATGCAAATCTTCCATTTCAATGCAGGTCAGAATTCAGATATAGTggttatcaatttttttttttttttgtatagcaGGATAAACATTactaaaaaaaatgtaaatttccAACAAAAAATTGCCGATTAGCCAATTTTTGATGGATTCCGACAGAATTAGCAATTTTTAGTagtattaaaaaagaaaaagtcgATTTAGCATAGGAATATAGGTTGTTGattgtttcttttccttcttttttatAATTATTATGCAGGTTTTTGGATCCTTAGAAGCATCTGATAATACTTCAGACTATGATAAAGATCGAAGGCATTGGATTCTTTTCAATAATGTTCAAAACTTAACTGTTGGAGGAGGAGGAATTATCAATGGCAATGGAAAAATATGGTGGCAAAATTCGTGCAAAATCAATAAATCACTGGTAATTAACCTTGCTTAGTTATATGTTGCGTTGCTCGGATTTTTGCAAAAATGTCGATGGATATGTTGTTAAATCCTCAAAAATTAGTGCATATTTGGAAGATCTGACACGATTTCAACAACATTTTTAAAATAGTCCGAAAGACATAGATTTTATACTAAGTTTCGGAGCAACTTTTCTATTTTAGAAGATCATTAGTTGCCTTGTACTGATTGTTACATTTTTCTTCCCCCTATGCAGCCATGCAAGGAAGCACCAACGGTACGTTCATTTGATTTAGGAACTGTGATTTTCTCACCTGGTCTGTCCCGTACGTATCTGTTTTGGGTCTCAAGTAATTTGGAATATTCATGTCGTATGCAGCCCACTAAAGGGAGAAACATTCCCTACAATGATTTATTCGATTCCCATGGCTCGAACTGGACTGCAGTGGTggatttaaaattttgaatttatggGTTCTGAATTCGAGAGAAAACAACTTACTGGATTCataatatattatttatacatattcagTGGATCTCTTAATACATATATAGAGTTTTCACGTAAGCTACTCGGTTCTGCCGAACCGGTAGCTGGGACTCTAGCTTCACCTCTAAACTCGATACCTTTAATTTACTGCTGAGGAATTATTTGTCTACTTTCTAACGCTAATTAAAACTAAAAGGGTTTAATTTGCAGGCCTTAACCTTCTACAACTGCAAGAAGTTGAAAGTGAAGAACCTTAAGATAATAAATGCACAACAATTTCATGTCTCTTTTGAGAAATGCACTAAGGTTGAAGCTTCAAATTTGATGGTCACTGCTCCAGAAAATAGCCCTAACACTGATGGAATCCATGTGACAAATACTCAAAATATCCAAATATCCGACTCTACTATTGGAACaggtttatttatttgttaataaaatttccaaaaaatactatctttattttttcttttacgaacAAATTAATTTTACCAGGGGATGATTGTATTTCCATAGTGAGTGGATCTCAAACGGTGCATGCAACGGATATTACTTGTGGACCAGGCCATGGtataaggtatttaagagtttaTTATTTTCTCTTCTTAGAAaagtttttaaaattaaaataaaatctaGCGTTTTTACTAGTTATTTTCTTTTCAATTGCATTATTAATAAGTAAAGTATTTTTATTAATGGTTTCTAATAAAGGAAGTTAAGAGTTAACTACGTACCATGCCTCTTTCCTACCTCTAATtcttaaaattttattttctttatcaatatcCTGGGATGTTGAGTATTTATTAATAAGTACTCTAATTTTTTAGATTTGGTCCGATCCCtttcaaaagaacaaaattgcACTTACCCCTGCCCTTTAGTCAATCTGGTTGGccattaattaaattaatattaGCTTTTTCATATTAATTTAACTAATTAAGTATGCTTTATAATTCAATTAAACAAGCACTAAAGTTACTAAAAGTACACTAAACGAAAATCAAACTCATAATTTTAGAGGAACGGAATAattattgatgaaatatttttGTAAtacttatattcttttgtgtaattcgctttatttccttttttttggtTGATTCGGTTAGTATTGGAAGCTTAGGATATGGAAATTCAGAAGCTCACGTGTCTGATATTATTGTGAGTGGAGCCAAGCTTTCTGGTACTGCAAATGGACTTAGGATCAAGACTTGGCAGGTATGTCTTATACTAACTTTCTACATTAGGAAAAAGATGACCAGATTTGCACTTGTACTATCTGAAAGGTTTAACTTACTCTCCCTTAGAAATTTTGTTAATTCATCTATATCCTTACAGTTATAATTTTGGCCTGAAATGGCCTTCAGTCACTAACAATGTGATCATGATTGAACCAAACTTTtaattattataagcaaattttGGACTTAAACagtaaacaaaaagaaaaattcatGCTTTAGATTCTTAATGCAAATAAAATGATATCACCTATCTCAAAAGAGTCTGAGGATAATTATGTAATTAGCTATGTGAATTTTGATGTGGAAGAAAAGTTATTAATTAGATAGTTGACATCTAAATCGTAATAATATAATGCAGGGAGGATCTGGAAATGCGAGCAACATCGTATTTCAAAATGTGGAAATGCGAGGAGTGAAGAACCCCATAATCATAGACCAAAACTATTGTGATCAAAATGATCCATGTAAAGAACAGGTAATAGTCTTATTTTCATATGAATTTAAGTTCATACATTATGGTAATTACAAGTAAATCTTTATGTAACTAATAATCTGGTAAAAATAACACTCCAGTAATTAGTTTGATGTCACATGTTAAGGACATCGAtaatgtaattttttatttttacggTGCTCGTCTGTATTACTTTAATAATTTTTATATTTGTCACTTGGCCCAGAATT is drawn from Lycium barbarum isolate Lr01 chromosome 8, ASM1917538v2, whole genome shotgun sequence and contains these coding sequences:
- the LOC132607396 gene encoding polygalacturonase-2-like produces the protein MSIIQRIILIILLVISISTCRSSPHECDADDDLSTQAHNNLEQEFGHDFQAYPSYLDSITEGYNINQDQIHGFNDNVEEVANGVALIDVSSLGAKGDGDTDDTMAFEKAWEEACSSNIPVNFVVQQHKNYLLKQITFSGPCKSSISMQVFGSLEASDNTSDYDKDRRHWILFNNVQNLTVGGGGIINGNGKIWWQNSCKINKSLPCKEAPTALTFYNCKKLKVKNLKIINAQQFHVSFEKCTKVEASNLMVTAPENSPNTDGIHVTNTQNIQISDSTIGTGDDCISIVSGSQTVHATDITCGPGHGISIGSLGYGNSEAHVSDIIVSGAKLSGTANGLRIKTWQGGSGNASNIVFQNVEMRGVKNPIIIDQNYCDQNDPCKEQNSAVQVKNVVYQNIKGTSATKVAINFSCSKSFPCEGIVMQNINLVGESGTSKAICKNVQFSKVENVSPH